DNA from Fusobacterium perfoetens:
CTTAAAAAGAAAAAAAAGTCAACAAAAATATTTAAAAATAAAATATAAATATAACAGCTATGAGAGTGTGTTATAATATAAGAAGATACATAAACAGGAGGTGCACAGTGAGATATAAAGCAGTTATTTCTGATCTTGACGGAACATTGTTAAATGGAGAACATAAGATATCAGAATATACAAAAAATGTAATAAAAAAAATAATTGGGCAGGGAGTAAAATTTATAATTGCAACAGGAAGACATCATACAGATGCTCTTTGTTTTAAAAATCAGTTAGGAGCAGATTCATATTTAGTTTCAGCAAATGGTTCTAAAGTACATGATAATGAAAATCATGAAATAATAGTTCACAATATACCAAAAGATCTTACAGAGAAACTTTTAAATGTAAAAGTTTCTTCTGATATAATAAGGGGGGTATACGCAGGAGATAATTGGTTCACAGAAATTCATGTTTCTGAATTTGATGAATATCATGTTGAATCAGGATTTAAACCAAAAGTTGTAGATTTTGAAAAGTTAAAAGGACAGGAAATTTCAAAAATTTTCTTTATAAGTGAAAATATAAAAGGACTTGAAGAACTTGAAAAAGAACTAAGAGCAAACAAAGAGTTTGTAGAAAAATTAGATATAACAGCTTCTTTAGATAATTGTCTTGAGGTTATGATAAAAGAAGCAACAAAAGGAAATGCTGTTATAGAAATTCTTGAGAAAGAAGGAATTCTTCCTGAAGAAGCTATAGCTTTTGGAGATGGGCTTAATGATAAAGAGATGCTTACAGTTGTTGGAAAAGGTGTTATTATGGGAAATGCCAGTGATAAATTAAAAGCTCTTCTTCCAGATTTTGAAGTGATAGGAACATCTTCAGAGGATTCTGAAGCACATTATTTAGAAAAGATATATAAATAAAAATAAAATTCTCTAAGAAATTATTTTTTCTTAGAGAATTTTATTTTTTATGTTACCCATTGAAATTATTCAGAAAACTATTGACGATACTATCCTAAATTTGATATACTGGGTATGGGTATAATATAATAGTTTAATTTATTGAAAAATAAAATAGAATAAGGGGGGAGTATTTTATGAAAAAAATACTTATAATCGGTGGTGTTGCAGGTGGAGCTTCAGCTGCTGCAAGACTTAGAAGACACAGCGAAGAAGACCAAATAGTTATGTTTGAAAAAGGACCTCATGTATCTTTTTCAAATTGTTGTTTGCCTTATCATCTTAGTGGAGTAGTGGAAAGTGCAGATAATCTAGTTCTTATGTCGCCTGAAAAATTTATGAAACAATACAGAATAGAAGCAAGAGTCAATAATGAAGTAATCAATATTGATAGAGCTAAAAAAGAGGTAACTGTTAAAAATTCTGTTACTGGGGAGGAGTATACTGAAAATTATGATAAACTTATTTTATCAATGGGAGCAAAACCAATAGTTCCAAAAATCCCTGGTATTGAAAATGTAAATACTTTCACAATTAGAAATGTTGTGGATATTGATAGATTAAATAAATTTATAAAAAATATGGATTCTAAAAATGTTACAGTAATCGGTGGAGGATTTATTGGTGTTGAAACTGTAGAAAATCTGAAAGAAGCAGGATTCAATGTAACTCTTGTAGAGGCTGCGGCTCAAATAATGAAACCATTTGACTATGATATGGTACAAATTCTTCACAAAGAGATTTATGATAAAGGAGTAAATCTTATCCTTGGAGATAAAGTAGTAGGATTTGAGAAAGACACTGTTATTCTTGAATCTGGAAAGAAAATAGAAGCTCAGGCTGTTGTTATGGCAATAGGTGTAACTCCTGAAACAGAACTTGCTGTAAAAGCAGGAATTGAACTTGGAAAAACAGGGGCAATTAAAGTAAATCAAAACTATATGACAAATGATAGAGATATATACGCTGTTGGAGATGGAATAGAAGTTTACAGCTCTCTATTCAATGATTACTTCAAACTTTCTTTAGCAGGACCTGCTCAAAAAGAAGCAAGAAGTGTAGCAGACCATATAAATGGAATGAGAATAGATAACAGAGGATATATAGGTTCATCAGTTATAAAAGTATTTGATTACAATGGAGCTTCAACAGGACTTACAGAAGCAGCAATTAAAGAAAGAAAATTAAATATAAACTATGAAACTGTAGATATGATTCCAGGAGATAGAGTTGGACTTATGCCAGAAGCAAGACCTGCTCACTTTAAATTAATTTATGAAGTTCCTACAGGAAGAGTTCTTGGAGCACAAGCTATTGGTAAAGGAGAGGTTTGCAAAAGAATAGATGTTATAGCAACAGTTATTAAATTTGGAGGAACAATAGATGATCTTAAAGATTTAGAACTTTGTTACGCACCGCCTTTCGGAACAGCAAAAGATATAACAAACTTTGCAGGATACATTGCAACAAACTTAATGAACGATGATTTCAGACAAGTTCATTTCCATGAAGTTAGAGAGTTAGTTGAAAATGGAGCATTTATAATAGATGTAAGAGAAAAAGATGAATACGACTTAAGTCATCTTAATACATCTGTAAATATTCCTATGAGTGAAATCAGAGAGAGAATAAATGAAATTCCTAAGGATAGACCTGTATATATTCACTGCAGAAGTGGACAAAGAAGTTACAATGTATGTTTATTATTAAGTCATCTTGGATTTACAAATATTTGGAATATTTCAGCAGGATTTATGGGAATATCATTCTATGAATTTTTCAATGATAAAGCAATGAATAGAAAACCTATTTTAACAAACTACAATTTTGACTAATATATTTAAAGCGGGAGAAGAAACATAATTATGAAAAAAGGACAAAATTTATTGGGAGCAGTTATACTGTTATTAATTTTATTTATTGGACACAACTATTTAAAATCAAGTATGTTATTTTTAAGACTTGTTTTAGGAATGACTTTAGGATATGCACTTACAAGAAGTTTCATGGGATTTGCAGGAAGCGTAAATAGAGCTTACAACACAGGTTCAACAAAACTTATGAGAGTATTAATGGGAATGTTTACAGCAACAGCAGCAATTTCAATAGCATTTTTATACAATGCTGATCCAGCTTCATATGATTTATGGGTAAATCCAATTAATCTTGGACTTATTCTTGGAGGAATCCTATTCGGATTTGGAATGACTTTTTCAATGTGCTGTGCTTCAGGAGTACTTACAGATTTAATAACTGGGCTTCCAAGAGCATTTGTAACAATAATTTTCTTTGGAATGGGAGTATTTTTAGGATATCCTATCCAAAGCAGAGCATGGGTAAAAGAATCTTGGTTCACATCAGAAACAGGAGCAAAACTTGCAGGGGGAGTATATCTTCCAGATCTATTTAAATGGGATGGACTTAATGGATATTTAGGTGCTATGATTGTAACAGGAATCTTAGCTTCAATAGTTGTATGGCTTTCAATGAAGTATGAAGATGCTAAAAAAGCTGACGGAACTTTTAAAGGTGTTGGAAGTGAGATAGAACAGTATAAACACACTGAAGAGGAGTACAAACCTTTTGTATTTTTCAGTGAGGAAACTTACAAAAAAGTTTTTGTAAAGCCTTGGAGAATGAGCACAGGTGCTTCTGTTATAATAGCAGTATTTACAGTTCTTATGGGTGTTACAAAAGCAGGATGGGGAGCATCTACTCCTTATGGAATCTGGTTTGGTAAAGCTCTTATGATGTTTGGGGTAGCTCCTGAAACTCTTGCAGATATGTCAAATAAAGCTGTAAAAGC
Protein-coding regions in this window:
- a CDS encoding Cof-type HAD-IIB family hydrolase, whose amino-acid sequence is MRYKAVISDLDGTLLNGEHKISEYTKNVIKKIIGQGVKFIIATGRHHTDALCFKNQLGADSYLVSANGSKVHDNENHEIIVHNIPKDLTEKLLNVKVSSDIIRGVYAGDNWFTEIHVSEFDEYHVESGFKPKVVDFEKLKGQEISKIFFISENIKGLEELEKELRANKEFVEKLDITASLDNCLEVMIKEATKGNAVIEILEKEGILPEEAIAFGDGLNDKEMLTVVGKGVIMGNASDKLKALLPDFEVIGTSSEDSEAHYLEKIYK
- a CDS encoding FAD-dependent oxidoreductase — translated: MKKILIIGGVAGGASAAARLRRHSEEDQIVMFEKGPHVSFSNCCLPYHLSGVVESADNLVLMSPEKFMKQYRIEARVNNEVINIDRAKKEVTVKNSVTGEEYTENYDKLILSMGAKPIVPKIPGIENVNTFTIRNVVDIDRLNKFIKNMDSKNVTVIGGGFIGVETVENLKEAGFNVTLVEAAAQIMKPFDYDMVQILHKEIYDKGVNLILGDKVVGFEKDTVILESGKKIEAQAVVMAIGVTPETELAVKAGIELGKTGAIKVNQNYMTNDRDIYAVGDGIEVYSSLFNDYFKLSLAGPAQKEARSVADHINGMRIDNRGYIGSSVIKVFDYNGASTGLTEAAIKERKLNINYETVDMIPGDRVGLMPEARPAHFKLIYEVPTGRVLGAQAIGKGEVCKRIDVIATVIKFGGTIDDLKDLELCYAPPFGTAKDITNFAGYIATNLMNDDFRQVHFHEVRELVENGAFIIDVREKDEYDLSHLNTSVNIPMSEIRERINEIPKDRPVYIHCRSGQRSYNVCLLLSHLGFTNIWNISAGFMGISFYEFFNDKAMNRKPILTNYNFD
- a CDS encoding YeeE/YedE family protein; the protein is MKKGQNLLGAVILLLILFIGHNYLKSSMLFLRLVLGMTLGYALTRSFMGFAGSVNRAYNTGSTKLMRVLMGMFTATAAISIAFLYNADPASYDLWVNPINLGLILGGILFGFGMTFSMCCASGVLTDLITGLPRAFVTIIFFGMGVFLGYPIQSRAWVKESWFTSETGAKLAGGVYLPDLFKWDGLNGYLGAMIVTGILASIVVWLSMKYEDAKKADGTFKGVGSEIEQYKHTEEEYKPFVFFSEETYKKVFVKPWRMSTGASVIIAVFTVLMGVTKAGWGASTPYGIWFGKALMMFGVAPETLADMSNKAVKAYTSPFFESGINVQNIGIALGTLVCLLLAGSFREVFMSEMKISAKDVVLFAVGGFLMGYGTRLANGCNVGALYTPIANFSLSGWVFLVFLVAGGILGNKVAEKVR